GGCCATGAACTTTTCCATCATGCTTTCTCCTGGTCTACGCCAACGACGATGACGTCATCGGACTCGTACGAGTGCGGCGGAACCGGCAGGTTCTTCGGCGCCGGCTGGCCCTTGTATACGCGACCGGCGAGGTCGTACTTGGAACCATGGCAGGGGCAGAAATAACCACCGACCCACTCGGCACCCAGGTCGGCCGGCGCTACTTCCGGACGGAAGGACGGCGAGCAGCCCAGGTGGGTGCACAGACCGACCAGCACCAGCAGCTCGGGCTTGATCGAGCGGTTCTGCGCATCGACATAGGTCGGCTGGGTGGAATCCTTGGACTCCGGGTCAGCCATCTTGTCGTGGATCTTGCCCAGGTTGGCCAGGATTTCCTCAGTACGGCGCACGATGAACACCGGCTGGCCGCGCCACTCGGCAACCATCTGCTGGCCGGGCTCAACCTTGGCGATATTCACTTTCACCGGTGCACCAGCGGCCTTGGCCTTGGCACTGGGGAACCATGACCCCACAAACGGAGTCGCAGCACCCACCGCTCCGGCAGCACCCACCACGGAGGTGGCCGCTACCAGGAAGCGACGCCGGCCTGCATTCACGCCGTCATTGCTCATTCAGTCGTCTCCCATCAGCTTTGTGGCCTGTTGTTCAGGCCTCTACTAGGTAATAAATCGGGCCGCACAAAATTTGCCGAATGG
The window above is part of the Pseudomonas alcaligenes genome. Proteins encoded here:
- the petA gene encoding ubiquinol-cytochrome c reductase iron-sulfur subunit; translation: MSNDGVNAGRRRFLVAATSVVGAAGAVGAATPFVGSWFPSAKAKAAGAPVKVNIAKVEPGQQMVAEWRGQPVFIVRRTEEILANLGKIHDKMADPESKDSTQPTYVDAQNRSIKPELLVLVGLCTHLGCSPSFRPEVAPADLGAEWVGGYFCPCHGSKYDLAGRVYKGQPAPKNLPVPPHSYESDDVIVVGVDQEKA